From a single Zygotorulaspora mrakii chromosome 2, complete sequence genomic region:
- the FMP42 gene encoding Fmp42p (similar to Saccharomyces cerevisiae YMR221C; ancestral locus Anc_8.739) has product MNWANMSEDKSKRLKIVQITCASIWCLFSAGIVFGFAALKTILIKEGIYADMCQNDIGILKAKGPCVEQDLKLNFLFTAAAGVTNVIALPVGTILDRYGPRVCGIIGAFWIICGSQMFIWSDSLLKYTDPYLTGYILLAVGGPFVFISCFQLANTFPKRSGSILSLITGTFDSSAALFLFYRIIYEKWDSDLHLSKFFKIYLVVPLFIIFCQLFFMPHESYKTQGNVMKLSVEGLDENGHLLEGDDGSAIIPDQQERQSLLSQETMEQNGILTAQRSRQKSVLETYVEAKLEKKTGGIFGILHGYTVREQLKSPLFYLMVIFTTICMLRINYFVATIRSQEEYLLGDFEKAATMNSIFDVALPLGGLVSIPLTGIILDHFKTLDTLAIVMGTSITIGILGLIPHSFVSNLIGIVLLVVYRPFYYTVVSDYVSKVFGFDTFGTIYGTLICISGVLNMFQSVLDAWTHNIFKMNPFPINFVLVLVTIISGSVLLQRAHREVREKQAGKQSLPEEEIASSSNTTTYGTN; this is encoded by the coding sequence ATGAACTGGGCAAACATGTCAGAGGATAAGAGcaagagattgaaaattgTACAGATTACATGCGCCAGTATATGGTGTTTGTTCTCCGCTGGTATTGTCTTTGGTTTCGCAGCATTAAAGACAATCTTGATCAAGGAAGGAATATATGCTGATATGTGTCAAAATGACATTGGGATACTCAAAGCCAAAGGTCCTTGTGTTGAacaagatttgaaattgaactttttgttcACTGCAGCGGCAGGTGTCACCAATGTGATAGCGTTGCCTGTTGGAACAATTTTAGATCGTTATGGACCTCGTGTCTGCGGTATAATTGGAGCTTTCTGGATTATATGTGGGTCTCAGATGTTCATTTGGTCTGATTCACTCTTAAAATATACAGATCCTTATTTGACGGGATACATCCTTTTGGCAGTCGGAGGCCCTTTTGTATTTATTTCATGCTTCCAATTGGCTAATACTTTCCCCAAAAGATCAGGCTCTATCCTCTCTCTAATTACAGGTACATTTGATTCTAGCGCAGcattgtttttgttttacagaatcatttatgaaaaatgggATTCTGATCTGCATCTATcgaaattcttcaaaatttatcTTGTTGTTCCACTGTTCATTATTTTCTGTCAGTTGTTCTTTATGCCCCATGAATCTTATAAAACACAAGGCAATGTTATGAAGCTAAGTGTCGAAGGTCTTGACGAGAACGGTCATCTTTTAGAAGGTGACGATGGTTCTGCTATTATCCCTGATCAACAGGAGCGTCAATCATTATTGTCTCAAGAAACAATGGAACAAAATGGAATTTTAACTGCGCAGAGAAGTCGCCAAAAATCGGTATTGGAAACTTACGTGGAGGCTAAACTAGAGAAAAAAACTGGGGGAATTTTCGGCATATTGCATGGTTATACCGTAAGAGAGCAGTTGAAAAGTCCTCTTTTCTACTTGATGGTCATCTTTACCACCATTTGCATGTTAAGAATTAACTATTTTGTTGCCACTATAAGATCACAAGAGGAGTATTTACTTggagattttgaaaaggcaGCCACCATGaactcaatttttgatgtaGCATTACCTTTGGGTGGCCTAGTATCAATTCCTTTGACAGGCATAATCCTGGATCATTTCAAAACCCTAGACACACTTGCTATTGTCATGGGTACTTCCATTACAATTGGAATATTGGGTTTGATTCCGCATTCCTTTGTGTCCAATTTAATTGGTATTGTACTTCTTGTTGTCTACAGACCATTCTACTACACTGTCGTTTCCGACTATGTGTCCAAGGTGTTTGGATTTGATACTTTTGGAACAATATATGGTACACTGATCTGTATTTCCGGTGTGCTGAACATGTTTCAAAGTGTTTTGGATGCTTGGACTCACAATATATTCAAGATGAACCCATTTCCAATTAACTTCGTGCTAGTGCTGGTGACAATTATATCAGGTTCGGTGCTGTTACAAAGAGCTCACAGGGAAGTTCGTGAGAAACAGGCCGGCAAACAGTCACTGCCagaggaagaaattgcatCGTCCAGTAATACTACTACCTACGGCACTAATTAA
- the RFM1 gene encoding Rfm1p (similar to Saccharomyces cerevisiae RFM1 (YOR279C); ancestral locus Anc_8.738) has product MLRIVPSEIETIKQDSMEGVNNNENNIPSKGSYPDVEKDYTTVNNAGVNSMVEEGKANNESTGEKTSGAAIWNNLFKANKIRDELQTQIRLYAEKIKPIEFESYHEYFLIKTFKKGKSASGHVDIDSLRRRNSSIYYKKIKMPEYTAPGGYTNSSGTSSNNLLSEEEDEEDQDDADFCVGSGKGDARSYPDDLYGDLGDNVGPARKRRTRAQLAAQIEKDEVENAVSLKSEDAQSKKSPNRDVSYLNISTNNDSENPRRRSSRLSQKFSESKEASSSPDTQPDDRTTNIRDLYESLVPKVRQPYRRSDWILPSKYRYTPEKQMRTRPVYEKVKINELVASEKIRNVLSRFEGGVAGVRKRGWNTVS; this is encoded by the coding sequence ATGTTGAGAATTGTTCCCTCAGAAATTGAGACCATAAAACAGGATAGCATGGAAGGCGtcaataataatgaaaataatattCCTTCAAAGGGTTCATATCcagatgttgaaaaagattatACGACTGTTAACAATGCTGGAGTAAATTCTATGGTCGAAGAGGGTAAAGCGAATAACGAGTCTACTGGAGAAAAGACGAGTGGGGCCGCAATTTGGAATAATTTATTTAAAGCTAATAAAATACGCGATGAACTTCAAACACAAATCAGATTATACGCCGAAAAGATCAAGccaattgaatttgaatcatATCACGAATATTTTCTCATAAAAACATTTAAAAAGGGTAAGTCCGCTAGTGGGCATGTTGATATTGACAGTTtacgaagaagaaattcCAGCATATATTACAAAAAGATTAAAATGCCTGAATACACAGCTCCTGGAGGTTATACAAACTCCTCTGGAACATCATCTAACAATTTGTTATCTGAAGAGGAAGACGAGGAAGACCAGGACGATGCAGATTTTTGTGTTGGAAGCGGCAAAGGTGATGCCAGATCATATCCAGATGACTTATATGGCGACCTCGGTGACAATGTAGGGCCTGcaaggaaaagaagaacaaggGCACAGCTTGCTGcccaaattgaaaaggatgaaGTAGAAAATGCGGTCTCTCTTAAAAGTGAGGATGCTCAAAGTAAAAAATCCCCTAATCGTGATGTATCATACTTAAATATTAGTACAAACAATGACTCGGAGAATCCAAGGAGAAGATCATCAAGATTATCTCAAAAGTTTAGTGAAAGTAAAGAAGCCTCTTCTAGTCCAGATACTCAGCCAGACGATCGCACCACAAACATTCGGGATCTATATGAGTCCCTAGTACCAAAAGTACGCCAGCCATATAGGAGGTCTGATTGGATATTGCCTTCGAAATACAGATATACTCCTGAAAAGCAAATGCGAACAAGGCCTGTATATGAGAAGGTAAAGATAAACGAACTCGTTGCTAGTGAAAAAATACGAAACGTTCtatcaagatttgaaggTGGTGTTGCTGGTGTAAGGAAAAGAGGTTGGAATACAGTCAGTTGA
- the ERG8 gene encoding phosphomevalonate kinase (similar to Saccharomyces cerevisiae ERG8 (YMR220W); ancestral locus Anc_8.737) yields MVERRAFSAPGKALLVGGYLVLEPEYKSYVVALSARMHAVVSTSEAIQKGNPSIQVRSSQFNNDCWTYQLQQTNGYSLSERDNKKNPFIEKVLLNVLNYFDPCISNLKDVNIEIFSDSEYHSQSESSLKRNSLKKFAFHTKSITEVPKTGLGSSAGLVTVLTTALASVLRKELNPYSKADLETIHKLAQVAHCQAQGKVGSGFDVASATFGSIIYRRFMPELISNLPDMSVSKIQIYKEKLKHLVDETDWNFTADRIRLPDNLRLMMGDVNNGSETTKLVGKVKAWYREAYPSSSEIYENINSKNSAFIDCLNEINNLSKNKQIYDGMLTAINSGNDEAINSYTALKQIRQSVNGIRENFRLITKESGADVEPLVQTTLLDACMKLNGVLTGVIPGAGGFDAIALLTTDTTDLRSQTDGKHDFKDVSWLDLQQADIGVLEEIPSHYDNLRSD; encoded by the coding sequence ATGGTTGAAAGGAGAGCATTCAGCGCCCCAGGAAAGGCACTTTTAGTTGGTGGTTACCTAGTCTTGGAACCCGAGTATAAGTCGTATGTTGTGGCACTGTCAGCGCGCATGCATGCAGTTGTTTCCACTTCAGAGGCCATCCAAAAAGGCAATCCCTCTATTCAAGTGAGAAGCTCCCAATTCAACAATGATTGCTGGACCTATCAACTGCAGCAAACCAATGGCTACTCGCTGTCTGAAAGAGACAACAAAAAGAATCCGTTTATCGAGAAAGTACTTCTAAACGTTCTAAATTATTTTGATCCATGTATCTCAAACTTGAAGGATGTGAACATTGAGATTTTCTCTGACTCAGAATATCATTCTCAATCTGAAAGCTCACTCAAGAGAAACTCTCTCAAGAAATTTGCGTTTCACACGAAAAGCATCACAGAGGTTCCAAAAACTGGACTAGGATCATCTGCCGGTTTAGTGACAGTGCTTACAACAGCGTTGGCATCAGTTCtgagaaaagaattgaatcCTTATTCGAAGGCTGACTTGGAAACTATTCACAAGCTTGCACAGGTTGCCCATTGTCAGGCGCAGGGGAAAGTCGGCAGCGGATTTGATGTAGCATCCGCTACATTCGGCTCCATCATTTATCGAAGATTTATGCCGGAGTTAATCTCTAATTTGCCTGATATGTCTGTCTCCAAAATACAAATCTATAAggagaaattgaaacaTCTCGTAGATGAGACTGATTGGAACTTTACCGCAGATCGCATTAGATTGCCTGATAATTTGAGATTGATGATGGGAGATGTAAACAATGGTTCCGAAACTACAAAGCTGGTGGGCAAAGTCAAGGCATGGTATAGAGAAGCTTATCCGAGTAGCTCAGAGATTTATGAGAATATCAATTCCAAGAATTCAGCGTTCATTGATTGTCTGAATGAGATAAATAACCTCAGCAAAAATAAGCAAATATATGATGGAATGTTGACTGCGATCAACTCTGGAAATGACGAGGCTATCAACAGTTATACTGCACTGAAGCAGATTAGACAATCTGTGAATGGTATTCGCGAAAATTTCCGCCTGATCACGAAAGAATCTGGAGCAGATGTCGAACCTTTAGTTCAAACAACTTTACTAGATGCGTGCATGAAGCTCAATGGTGTTCTCACGGGCGTTATTCCAGGGGCGGGTGGATTTGATGCGATCGCACTACTGACTACTGATACCACAGATTTACGTTCTCAAACAGATGGTAAACATGACTTTAAAGATGTCTCATGGTTAGATTTGCAACAGGCAGATATAGGTGTTCTAGAAGAAATTCCATCACACTATGATAACCTCCGTAGCGACTAG